The Candidatus Curtissbacteria bacterium DNA window AAGAAGCCTGTCCGACGATTACGAACACGCCCAACATTCCGGAAGTGATGCGGGCATAAACATTGAAGTAAGAGTTAGCAATTTCGTATTAGAAGACCCAAGGAAACTTTCTGCGAACAAGCGAACACGGATGGAAGATTCTGTAAAAAGGAACTTAAAGTATATAAATCAACGTTACGATGAAATTGTAAAAAGCGGATTCGGATCTCGTCTTGATCCAAAGAACCAATAAATGAGCAAAGAACACGTTTTGTATACAGCCGCATTCGTCGGCTTCGCAGCCGGCTCTTATGCTGTCCACGAATGGCACAAAAAAAGGTCTAAAAGCATAGCTGGTGAGCCAACAACAACACCGGAAGAGTTCAAAAAACACTTCAAAGAAAAAATTGAATGGTTAAAAAACCACACCTCAGATCCTTCACGATTTGCTGACCTTGCATCACTCACGATGGATTTTGAACCACTCCTAAATAGTAGCGAATTCAAGCTTGAAAACCCTGACTCCATAATTCTGCAAGATACTAAAATTATGTCTCCAAGCGATGAAGAATATCTAGAAGCAACGCTGTTAAGTACAATGAGAGCGGTTCTTACAAGTCGTCACCAAGCCAGGACGACCGGCTAACTTAGCCTTATTTGGGGCTCGTTAGCGAGAGTTTTCCAAAGAGTCATGGACGCGTAAGTTCTGTAAGGACTCCACACGAGCGACATTTCTTCCATTTGCGCTAACTTAAGGTCCTCAATTTCATATAGCCTTTCCATCGCTCGTCTTAAACCCAGGTCTCCAAGAGAAAATACATCTGGCCTTGCCAAACTAAACATTAAAAACATCTCCGCGCTCCAGGGCCCGATTCCTTTTATTTTTGTGAGTTCTTCGATTATTTCCTCGTTCGAAAGTTTATCAATACCCGCAAGAATTAGTTCTTTGTCGTTAACAGCCAGAGCCAGTCCCTTTATATAACTCACTTTCGTGCCCGAAAGACCAACCTTTCTTAGTTTTTCATCGCGAGTCTCAATAAC harbors:
- a CDS encoding DNA-3-methyladenine glycosylase 2 family protein; this translates as MDKYLKHIKKADPILFRASKGLELWPLTKSENYFWDLVRKIIGQQLSVKSAAAIASRFQELYGADFSPEAVIETRDEKLRKVGLSGTKVSYIKGLALAVNDKELILAGIDKLSNEEIIEELTKIKGIGPWSAEMFLMFSLARPDVFSLGDLGLRRAMERLYEIEDLKLAQMEEMSLVWSPYRTYASMTLWKTLANEPQIRLS